In one window of Carassius auratus strain Wakin chromosome 28, ASM336829v1, whole genome shotgun sequence DNA:
- the LOC113047339 gene encoding E3 ubiquitin-protein ligase TRAF7 isoform X2, translating into MEASFASTFPAVPQVAKETNYKQHRRTPSTSSTLTYSPRDDDDGMPPISTPRRSDSAISIRSLHSESNMSLRSTFSLHEEEEDTEPQVFAEQPSIKLCCQLCCSVFKDPVITTCGHTFCRRCALTSEKCPVDNSKLTVVVNNIAVAEQIGELFIHCKYGCHPAASGKPGAFEVDPLGCPFTIKLSTRKDHEVSCDYRPVRCPNNPNCPPLLTMNLEAHLKECEHIKCPHSKYGCTFIGNQDTYETHLEVCKFEGLKEFLQQTDDRFHEMQVTLAQKDQDISFLRSMLGKLSEKLDQLEKNLELKFDVLDENQSKLSEDLMEFRRDASMLNDELSHINARLNMGILGSYDPQQIFKCKGTFVGHQGPVWCLCVYSTGDLLFSGSSDKSIKVWDTCTTYKCQKTLEGHDGIVLALCIQGNKLYSGSADCTIIVWDIQTLQKVNTIRAHDNPVCTLVSSHNMLFSGSLKAIKVWDIVGTELKLKKELTGLNHWVRALVASQNHLYSGSYQTIKIWDIRSLECVHVLQTSGGSVYSIAVTNHHIVCGTYENLIHVWDIESKEQVRTLTGHVGTVYALAVISTPDQTKVFSASYDRSLRVWSMDNMICTQTLLRHQGSVTALAVSRGRLFSGAVDSTVKVWTC; encoded by the exons ATGGAAGCTAGTTTTGCATCCACGTTTCCAGCAGTCCCTCAAGTAGCGAAAG AAACCAATTACAAACAGCACCGCAGAACCCCTTCCACCTCCAGCACTCTGACCTACTCCCCTCGAGACGACGACGATGGCATG CCGCCCATTAGTACCCCTCGTCGCTCTGACTCTGCCATCTCGATTCGCTCTCTGCACTCCGAGTCCAACATGTCGCTGCGCTCCACCTTTTCCCTGCACGAGGAAGAGGAAGACACG GAGCCACAGGTGTTTGCGGAGCAGCCCTCCATTAAGCTTTGTTGCCAGCTGTGCTGCAGCGTGTTCAAGGACCCCGTCATCACCACCTGCGGA CACACATTCTGCAGGCGATGTGCCTTGACCTCAG AGAAATGCCCCGTGGACAATTCCAAGCTCACAGTGGTGGTGAATAACATAGCGGTGGCCGAGCAAATCGGAGAGCTGTTCATCCACTGCAAGTACGGCTGTCACCCAGCTGCCTCGGGCAAACCCGGTGCCTTTGAGGTTGACCCACTTGGCTGTCCTTTCACCATCAAGCTTAGCACCAGGAA agatcATGAAGTAAGCTGTGACTACAGACCTGTTCGCTGTCCCAACAACCCCAACTGCCCTCCATTGCTCACCATGAACCTGGAGGCCCACCTGAAAGAGTGTGAACACATTAAGTGCCCTCACTCTAAATACGG ttgCACCTTCATTGGGAATCAGGACACGTATGAGACGCACCTGGAGGTGTGTAAGTTCGAGGGGCTGAAGGAGTTTCTCCAGCAGACGGATGACAGATTCCATGAGATGCAGGTGACGCTGGCGCAGAAGGACCAGGACATCTCGTTCCTGCGCTCCATGCTGGGCAAACTCTCTGAGAAACTAGACCAGCTGGAGAAGAACTTGGAGCTCAAGTTCG ATGTGCTGGATGAGAACCAGAGTAAGCTCAGTGAAGATCTGATGGAGTTCAGACGAGATGCTTCCATGCTGAAT GATGAACTGTCTCACATCAATGCCAGGCTCAATATGGGTATACTGGGCT CCTACGACCCCCAGCAGATCTTCAAATGCAAGGGTACTTTTGTGGGCCACCAGGGTCCGgtgtggtgtttgtgtgtctaCTCTACTGGTGATCTCCTCTTTAGTGGCTCATCCGATAAGTCCATCAAG GTTTGGGACACATGCACCACATATAAGTGCCAGAAGACCCTTGAGGGCCATGATGGCATAGTGTTAGCCTTGTGCATTCAGGG GAACAAGCTTTACAGTGGCTCAGCCGACTGCACCATTATT GTCTGGGATATTCAGACCCTGCAGAAAGTGAACACCATCCGGGCACACGACAACCCCGTGTGCACTCTGGTGTCCTCACACAACATGTTATTCAGCGGCTCTCTCAAAGCCATTAAG GTGTGGGACATTGTGGGCACAGAGCTGAAGCTAAAGAAGGAACTAACTGGCTTGAATCACTGGGTTCGAGCTCTGGTGGCTTCTCAGAATCACCTGTACAGCGGGTCTTATCAAACCATAAAG ATCTGGGACATCCGTTCTCTGGAGTGTGTCCATGTGCTCCAGACCTCTGGAGGCAGTGTGTACTCCATTGCAGTCACCAATCATCATATAGTTTGTGGCACCTATGAGAACCTCATTCAT GTTTGGGACATTGAGTCCAAAGAGCAGGTGCGGACACTGACGGGCCACGTGGGCACCGTGTATGCCCTGGCCGTCATCTCAACCCCTGATCAGACCAAAGTGTTCAGTGCCTCCTATGATCGCTCCCTCAGG GTGTGGAGCATGGACAACATGATCTGCACCCAGACTCTGCTGCGGCACCAGGGCAGCGTGACGGCGCTCGCTGTGTCCAGAGGAAGACTCTTCTCTGGAGCTGTAGACAGCACTGTAAAG GTGTGGACGTGCTAA
- the LOC113047339 gene encoding E3 ubiquitin-protein ligase TRAF7 isoform X1: MEASFASTFPAVPQVAKAETNYKQHRRTPSTSSTLTYSPRDDDDGMPPISTPRRSDSAISIRSLHSESNMSLRSTFSLHEEEEDTEPQVFAEQPSIKLCCQLCCSVFKDPVITTCGHTFCRRCALTSEKCPVDNSKLTVVVNNIAVAEQIGELFIHCKYGCHPAASGKPGAFEVDPLGCPFTIKLSTRKDHEVSCDYRPVRCPNNPNCPPLLTMNLEAHLKECEHIKCPHSKYGCTFIGNQDTYETHLEVCKFEGLKEFLQQTDDRFHEMQVTLAQKDQDISFLRSMLGKLSEKLDQLEKNLELKFDVLDENQSKLSEDLMEFRRDASMLNDELSHINARLNMGILGSYDPQQIFKCKGTFVGHQGPVWCLCVYSTGDLLFSGSSDKSIKVWDTCTTYKCQKTLEGHDGIVLALCIQGNKLYSGSADCTIIVWDIQTLQKVNTIRAHDNPVCTLVSSHNMLFSGSLKAIKVWDIVGTELKLKKELTGLNHWVRALVASQNHLYSGSYQTIKIWDIRSLECVHVLQTSGGSVYSIAVTNHHIVCGTYENLIHVWDIESKEQVRTLTGHVGTVYALAVISTPDQTKVFSASYDRSLRVWSMDNMICTQTLLRHQGSVTALAVSRGRLFSGAVDSTVKVWTC; encoded by the exons ATGGAAGCTAGTTTTGCATCCACGTTTCCAGCAGTCCCTCAAGTAGCGAAAG CAGAAACCAATTACAAACAGCACCGCAGAACCCCTTCCACCTCCAGCACTCTGACCTACTCCCCTCGAGACGACGACGATGGCATG CCGCCCATTAGTACCCCTCGTCGCTCTGACTCTGCCATCTCGATTCGCTCTCTGCACTCCGAGTCCAACATGTCGCTGCGCTCCACCTTTTCCCTGCACGAGGAAGAGGAAGACACG GAGCCACAGGTGTTTGCGGAGCAGCCCTCCATTAAGCTTTGTTGCCAGCTGTGCTGCAGCGTGTTCAAGGACCCCGTCATCACCACCTGCGGA CACACATTCTGCAGGCGATGTGCCTTGACCTCAG AGAAATGCCCCGTGGACAATTCCAAGCTCACAGTGGTGGTGAATAACATAGCGGTGGCCGAGCAAATCGGAGAGCTGTTCATCCACTGCAAGTACGGCTGTCACCCAGCTGCCTCGGGCAAACCCGGTGCCTTTGAGGTTGACCCACTTGGCTGTCCTTTCACCATCAAGCTTAGCACCAGGAA agatcATGAAGTAAGCTGTGACTACAGACCTGTTCGCTGTCCCAACAACCCCAACTGCCCTCCATTGCTCACCATGAACCTGGAGGCCCACCTGAAAGAGTGTGAACACATTAAGTGCCCTCACTCTAAATACGG ttgCACCTTCATTGGGAATCAGGACACGTATGAGACGCACCTGGAGGTGTGTAAGTTCGAGGGGCTGAAGGAGTTTCTCCAGCAGACGGATGACAGATTCCATGAGATGCAGGTGACGCTGGCGCAGAAGGACCAGGACATCTCGTTCCTGCGCTCCATGCTGGGCAAACTCTCTGAGAAACTAGACCAGCTGGAGAAGAACTTGGAGCTCAAGTTCG ATGTGCTGGATGAGAACCAGAGTAAGCTCAGTGAAGATCTGATGGAGTTCAGACGAGATGCTTCCATGCTGAAT GATGAACTGTCTCACATCAATGCCAGGCTCAATATGGGTATACTGGGCT CCTACGACCCCCAGCAGATCTTCAAATGCAAGGGTACTTTTGTGGGCCACCAGGGTCCGgtgtggtgtttgtgtgtctaCTCTACTGGTGATCTCCTCTTTAGTGGCTCATCCGATAAGTCCATCAAG GTTTGGGACACATGCACCACATATAAGTGCCAGAAGACCCTTGAGGGCCATGATGGCATAGTGTTAGCCTTGTGCATTCAGGG GAACAAGCTTTACAGTGGCTCAGCCGACTGCACCATTATT GTCTGGGATATTCAGACCCTGCAGAAAGTGAACACCATCCGGGCACACGACAACCCCGTGTGCACTCTGGTGTCCTCACACAACATGTTATTCAGCGGCTCTCTCAAAGCCATTAAG GTGTGGGACATTGTGGGCACAGAGCTGAAGCTAAAGAAGGAACTAACTGGCTTGAATCACTGGGTTCGAGCTCTGGTGGCTTCTCAGAATCACCTGTACAGCGGGTCTTATCAAACCATAAAG ATCTGGGACATCCGTTCTCTGGAGTGTGTCCATGTGCTCCAGACCTCTGGAGGCAGTGTGTACTCCATTGCAGTCACCAATCATCATATAGTTTGTGGCACCTATGAGAACCTCATTCAT GTTTGGGACATTGAGTCCAAAGAGCAGGTGCGGACACTGACGGGCCACGTGGGCACCGTGTATGCCCTGGCCGTCATCTCAACCCCTGATCAGACCAAAGTGTTCAGTGCCTCCTATGATCGCTCCCTCAGG GTGTGGAGCATGGACAACATGATCTGCACCCAGACTCTGCTGCGGCACCAGGGCAGCGTGACGGCGCTCGCTGTGTCCAGAGGAAGACTCTTCTCTGGAGCTGTAGACAGCACTGTAAAG GTGTGGACGTGCTAA